GGATGGTGGCCTCCACGGCGGGCACCGAGCCGCAGAAGCGGCAGTACGGGCCGGGGGCGGTCCAGGGCGCCCCGCCTCCCTCGGGTGCGGTGTGGTGCTGCTCGGCGCCGGGGAAGGCCTGGATGGGCGGAGTGGACAACGTGATCCTTCGGACTGGTCCGGCCGGGGCCGGTGGAAGCGGTGAAGGCCGCAACCTATCGGTCCCGGGGACTGCGCCGAAAGGGTGATCCACTTCCCGGGGCGGAAGGTCACCCAACCGTGACCGCCGCACTCCCGCACCGCCGGCGGACGGCCCGTCAGCCCGCGAACGGTCGGCCCGCCCGGCCGACGCGACGAGCCGTCAGCCGGGAGCGTCCGCCGGCCGTGCCCGTCAGGCCTGCTCGTCGAGGGCGGCGCGCAGCCGGGCCGGGGCGGTGAGGCGGTAGGCCTCCAGCAGCAGGTCGGCCAGGTGCGGCCAGTCCACCGGCCGGTCCAGGTACACCCCGACCCAGCCGCGGTGGCCCACGTACGGCGGGCGGAAGAACCGCTCGGGGTCGGTGGCCACCAGGTGTTCCTGGACGCCGGCCGGCGCGGCCGTCCAGCAGGCGGTGCGGTCGTCGTGGTGGTGGTCGGCGAAGGTGACGAACATCCGCCTGCCGCCGGCGAACCAGCTGGGCTCCCCGTGGCTCACCCGCTCCTCGCAGCCGGGCAGCGCCAGGCAGAGCGTGCGCAGCCGCTCCAGCGCGGCCGGCGGCCCGGCCGTGGGGTCGACCGGCCGTCCGACGGGGGGTTCCTTCGGCGGCACGGCCGGTCAGCCCGCCGCCGGCGGCGGCGACTTGCGCGGCTCACCGCGGTAGGTGCCGAAGGACCAGTGGTTGCCCTCCGGGTCGCGGACGGCGAAGTCCCGGGAGCCGTAGTCGGTCTCGTGCAGCCCGTCGACCACCTCGGCGCCGGCCGCGACGGCGCGGGCGTGCACGGCGTCCGGGTCGGAGGTCACCACGTACGCGCCGAAGTGGCCCGGCCGCAACGGCCACCGGTCGGCCTCGTCCGTCGGCCGGGTGGAGCCGAGCATCACGCCGCCGCCCTCCGGCCAGCTGAGCTGCGCGTGGTCGACGCGGTCGCCCTCGCCGTACACGGCCGTCTCCTCGAAGCCGAAGGCTTCGACCAGGAAGCGGATCAGGGCGCGGGCGTCGCTCGCCCGCAGTGAGGGCCACACCTGCGGTGCGGGCGTCGGGTCGGTCATGATCGGTGCGCCTCCGGTCCGGGTGGGGCGCCCGGTCCTCGGCCGGCGGCGCCTGTCCGACCAGTCTCCCGCCCCCGGCGGCCCCGGGTCGGCGCCGGCGACCCGCCGCCGGGGCGCGCCTCACCCGGGTGGCCGCGCGGTAGGGGTGGCCGCGCGGTAGGGGGGCCGACGGTCAGGGGTGCCCGAGCGGTGGAACAGGGGTGGACCGGGCGGGTGACGCCGATATCCTCGGTACGGTCCCGCGTTGACGGCGACGGCGGCGGGCCAAGCCCTGGCGGCGCGGCCCACGCCGGCCGGACGCACGCGGGCCAGGGGCAGCCGGCCGGCAGCAGGAGCAGGCCGGACCAAGGACGACGAGGGGCGGACGGCACCGGATGAGCACGACGGGCAGCACCGACGACGGAGCGCGCTGGATCAGGCGCTTCCACCCGGCGCCGACGAGCCGGCTGAAGCTGGTCTGCCTGCCGCACGCGGGCGGCTCGGCCAACTTCTACCTGCGGCTGTCGGCGCTGCTCGCCCCCGACATCGAGGTGCTCGCGATCCAGTACCCGGGGCGGCAGGACCGTTGGCACGAACCGGTGGTGGAGGACATCGGGACGCTGGCCGACCGGGTCGCCGCCGCGCTGCGCCCCTGGTCGGGCGGCCCGCTGGCCCTGTTCGGGCACAGCATGGGCGCGGTGCTGGGCTTCGAGGTGGCCCGGCGGCTGGAGGCCGGCGCGGGCCGGCCGCCGCTCGCCCTGTTCGCCTCCGGCCGCCGGGCGCCGTCCCGGACCAGGGACGACCGGGTCCACCTGCTGGACGACGACGCCCTGGTGGCGGAGATCGAGGCCCTGCAGGGCACCACCCCCGGGGCGCTCGCCGACCCGGAGCTGCGTGCGCTGGTCCTGCCGGGCGTCCGGGCCGACTACCGGGCGGTCGAGACCTACCGCTGCCCGCCGGGCGCCACCGTCGCCACACCGGTCACCGTGCTGGTGGGGGACGCCGACCCGAGGGTCGGCGTCGCCGAGGCCGAGGCCTGGTCGGAGCACACCTCGGCGGGCGCCCGGGTGCAGGTCTTCCCCGGCGGGCACTTCTACCTGGCCGAGGCCTGGGAGGAGATCGCCGACCGGATCCGGCGCGACCTCGCGGCGGCGCCGGCCGCCCCGGGCCGGACGGGCTGACGGGCTCGTCCGCGAGGCAGGACGCGGCCGTGTCCGGGGCGGCGTCCGGGGCGCCGGAAATTCCCTGGCAAGATCATCCGACGCCGACGACAATGTCCGGTATGACCCTCGGCACCGCCACCCCACCGACCTGGGCCGTCGCCCCGGCCACCGTCACCTCGCCGGAGGCGGCCGCGCTGCTCCGCGACTACCTGATCGACGTCAGCGACCGCTACTTCCTGCACCACCAGGGGCGGGTCTCCACCCCCGACGAGATCGAGGAGGGGCTGGCGGCCTTCCCGAGCGACGACCTCGCGCCGCCCACCGGGCTGTTCCTGGTCGGCCGTCACGGCGGCCGGCCGCAGTCCTGCGCGGGCCTGCGGGTGCGGGACGCCGGCACGGTCGAGCTGACCCGGGTGTTCGTCCGGTCCGAGGTGCGCGGTACGGGCGGCGGAGCCCGGCTGCTGGCCGCCGTGGACGAGGCGGCCCGGGGGCTCGGTGCCCGCCGGATCGTGCTGGACACCAGGCTGGACCTGGTCGAGGCCCGCGCGCTCTACAGCCGGCACGGCTACGCCGAGATCCCGGCCTACAGCAGCGGCCCCTACGCGGAGGTCTGGTACGGCAAGGAGCTCGCGCCCGCCGAACCGGCCGGCGTCTGAGCGGCGGGGCCGGGCACGGACGCCCCGGAGGGGGGCCCATGGTCTGGTGGGGCCGGTGATGCGCGCCCGGCAACGGGCCACCGCTGTCAGGCCTGCCGCGTGACGACGTCCCTGAGTGCCGCGTCGGGACGTTCCAAGCTTCCGGTAGCTGTCGAGCCCGGCCCGGCCGGCAGCTCGGCGAACCGGTCCGCCGGGCGGCTGCACGTGCTCCCGCCTGCGGGTCGGCCCCGACGGGCCGGATCAGGGCTCGCCCGTCACCGGTTCGTCCGCGGCCGCGCCCACTCAGGCGGGCAAGGCGTCGGCGGGCGACGGATGGCGGCCGTACCAGTCGAGGCAGACGACCAGGGCGTCGTCCAGGGCGTCGTCGTCGCGGTGCCTGACGAGCTCGGTCAGGACGGCGCGGGGCACCTCGGCCGCGGGCAGCAACCGGGTCCCCAGGATGGCCCTGGCCAGGGCGCGCTCGCCGTAGAGCTCACCCGCCCTGGAGGCGACCGCGTGGACGCCGTCGCTGACGAAGATCAACCGGTCGCCTCGCTCGACCCGGATGCGCTGCGCCTCGTACGGGGTGTCGTCGGCGAGACCGAGCGGCAGCTGCGCCTCGAACGGGATGTGCTCGACCGAGCCCGCGCGGAGCCGGAACAGCCGGGGCGAGCCCGCGTCGACGATCTCCACCAGGCCGGTGTCGAGATGGAACTCCAGCAGGAGGACGGAGACATGGGCCTCGCCGCGGTACTGCCCGTACACGGCCTGGTCCGCCAGCGCCGCCTGGTCGGCGATGTCCACACCGGCCCGGCGGGCATTGCGCAGGGCGTTGATGACGAGGTTGGTGAGCAGGGACGCCTCGATGCCTTCACCCATGCCGTTGGTGACGGTCAGGGTGAGGCGGTCCTCGGTGCCGGACCAGTCGAAGTTGTCGCCGTGGATCGCGTAGGCCGGTTCGAGCTGACCGCCGATGGCGTACTCGTTGCGGGTGCAAGCACGCGCCGGCAGGAGCTGCCACTGCATCTCGGCGGCCAGGGTGAGGCGGTTCTTGCGGCGGGCCTGGAGGTAGAGGTCGGTGTCGCGTTCCGCCACGACGATGTGGTAGCCGAGCATCTCGGCGACCTCCCACAGCTCGGCCTGCACGGCCGGCGTGAGGGCGGTGCGGTCGAGCCCGACGCTCAGGACCCCCAGGCGGTCTCCCCGGACGGTCACCGGCAGGTGCAGCACGGTCCGGCCCTCGGCGGCCCCGGGTTCGGCGAACGGCCTCTGCGATCCGAAGGCGCGGCCGGGGGCGGTGGTGTGCACCGGGAGCGCCGGGGCCGTCCGGGGCAGTTCCGTGACGGGCTGCAGCACGGTCAGGCTGTAGTCGGCAAGGAGCAGTTCGACCTGCTGGACGTCGTACAGACCGGTCAGTGAGGCGCGTACGGCGTCCAGCAGGGCGTACGGTGCGGCGGTGCGCAGGGCGCGCTCGACCGCCGACAGGTCGGCCGTCAATCGTCTGTCCTCCCGTTCGAGCGCCGGCCGGCCGGCCGACGGGTGTCTTCTGCGGTGGTGCAGATGTCAAGATGGGCTACATGGACAAAGTCTCCCCGCTGCCGGGCCGCCCGGACGACGCAGCCGTCGCGTCCTCCGTGGTGGAACTCCTGGAGGTGCTCTGGGGCGGCGGCCGCGATCTCGTCGCCGCGCCGGTGTCGGTGTCGCAGCTGCGGGTGCTCTACGTCCTGGAGGCCCACGACGGCATCAACCTGCGCACCCTCACCGAGACGCTGGACTCCCGCCCCTCCTCGGCGAGCAGGCTGTGCGACCGGTTGGAGGCGATCGGCCTGGTGCAGCGCACCGCCAGCGCGGCCAGCCGGCGTGAGCTCGAACTGCGCCTCACGCCCGCCGGACGGACATTTCTCGCCGGCCTGCGCGCGGGCCGGCAGCAGTCCCTGGAAGGGATCCTCCAGCACATGCCCGAGGCGGACCGCCGTGCCCTGCTGTCCGGGCTGAGGTCCTTCCGCGCCGCCGCGCTGGGCACGGCCGCGGAGATGGCCCCCGGGGCAGGCACAGGCACGGAACCGGCCGGGGCCGGACCCACGGCCGTGGCCGAGGGCGTGCGCGGCATCGGGTCCGCCCGGAGCGCCTGACCGCCGGCGTGCCCCGGTCCCGTCCATCGCGCGTCGCAGCCGTCCGGGCGGTCGTTCCCGCGCGGCCAGCCAATTGTTGTCGAGGGTGGATTGTTGTCGAAAAGCAAATGTTGCCTCTAGGGTAGCCCTGTGCCGCAGTTCGCGGTACCGGGCCGCGCGCTGCGCACCGCCCGGTGAAGGGAGGCCGTCATGGCCGAACGACCCAGCACGGCACCGGGCGACCTGACGGTGCAGGTCAGCGCCGGCGCGAGCGTCGCCTACATCGAACTGTCCGGTGAGCTCGACATGGACACCGTCCCGCAGGTCGAGGAGACCGTCCGCCAGTCGCTGCTCGCCCGGACCCGCATCGTCATCTTCGACGTCCGAGGCCTCTCCTTCTGCGACTGCGCGGGCCTGGGCGGCCTGCTGCGGGCCCGGCAGCGGATCGTCGGTGCACATGCCGTCTTCCATCTGGAGAATCCTCCGCCCATGCTGGTGCGTCTGGCGGCCCTCAGTGGCACCGGGGGCGCGCTCGGCCTCCCGGCGACGCCGCCCGCGGTGCCTGCCGATCCGGCC
The sequence above is a segment of the Kitasatospora sp. NBC_00240 genome. Coding sequences within it:
- a CDS encoding MmcQ/YjbR family DNA-binding protein, which codes for MPPKEPPVGRPVDPTAGPPAALERLRTLCLALPGCEERVSHGEPSWFAGGRRMFVTFADHHHDDRTACWTAAPAGVQEHLVATDPERFFRPPYVGHRGWVGVYLDRPVDWPHLADLLLEAYRLTAPARLRAALDEQA
- a CDS encoding VOC family protein, whose amino-acid sequence is MTDPTPAPQVWPSLRASDARALIRFLVEAFGFEETAVYGEGDRVDHAQLSWPEGGGVMLGSTRPTDEADRWPLRPGHFGAYVVTSDPDAVHARAVAAGAEVVDGLHETDYGSRDFAVRDPEGNHWSFGTYRGEPRKSPPPAAG
- a CDS encoding alpha/beta fold hydrolase; amino-acid sequence: MSTTGSTDDGARWIRRFHPAPTSRLKLVCLPHAGGSANFYLRLSALLAPDIEVLAIQYPGRQDRWHEPVVEDIGTLADRVAAALRPWSGGPLALFGHSMGAVLGFEVARRLEAGAGRPPLALFASGRRAPSRTRDDRVHLLDDDALVAEIEALQGTTPGALADPELRALVLPGVRADYRAVETYRCPPGATVATPVTVLVGDADPRVGVAEAEAWSEHTSAGARVQVFPGGHFYLAEAWEEIADRIRRDLAAAPAAPGRTG
- a CDS encoding GNAT family N-acetyltransferase yields the protein MTLGTATPPTWAVAPATVTSPEAAALLRDYLIDVSDRYFLHHQGRVSTPDEIEEGLAAFPSDDLAPPTGLFLVGRHGGRPQSCAGLRVRDAGTVELTRVFVRSEVRGTGGGARLLAAVDEAARGLGARRIVLDTRLDLVEARALYSRHGYAEIPAYSSGPYAEVWYGKELAPAEPAGV
- a CDS encoding PP2C family protein-serine/threonine phosphatase, producing the protein MTADLSAVERALRTAAPYALLDAVRASLTGLYDVQQVELLLADYSLTVLQPVTELPRTAPALPVHTTAPGRAFGSQRPFAEPGAAEGRTVLHLPVTVRGDRLGVLSVGLDRTALTPAVQAELWEVAEMLGYHIVVAERDTDLYLQARRKNRLTLAAEMQWQLLPARACTRNEYAIGGQLEPAYAIHGDNFDWSGTEDRLTLTVTNGMGEGIEASLLTNLVINALRNARRAGVDIADQAALADQAVYGQYRGEAHVSVLLLEFHLDTGLVEIVDAGSPRLFRLRAGSVEHIPFEAQLPLGLADDTPYEAQRIRVERGDRLIFVSDGVHAVASRAGELYGERALARAILGTRLLPAAEVPRAVLTELVRHRDDDALDDALVVCLDWYGRHPSPADALPA
- a CDS encoding MarR family winged helix-turn-helix transcriptional regulator — protein: MDKVSPLPGRPDDAAVASSVVELLEVLWGGGRDLVAAPVSVSQLRVLYVLEAHDGINLRTLTETLDSRPSSASRLCDRLEAIGLVQRTASAASRRELELRLTPAGRTFLAGLRAGRQQSLEGILQHMPEADRRALLSGLRSFRAAALGTAAEMAPGAGTGTEPAGAGPTAVAEGVRGIGSARSA
- a CDS encoding STAS domain-containing protein, encoding MAERPSTAPGDLTVQVSAGASVAYIELSGELDMDTVPQVEETVRQSLLARTRIVIFDVRGLSFCDCAGLGGLLRARQRIVGAHAVFHLENPPPMLVRLAALSGTGGALGLPATPPAVPADPARTDRARVGADH